From one Trueperella pyogenes genomic stretch:
- a CDS encoding pyrimidine dimer DNA glycosylase/endonuclease V, producing the protein MRMWSLHPSYLDPTGLVALWRETLLAQKVLQGLTKGYRNHPQLERFAFQSDPLASIGSYLSGVLAEAAIRGYNFDATKIVSPADAAASPYAQRIEVSDGQLTYELRWLRTKLERRSPATLQSGVWEGVDLGRVLPHPLFVEVPGPIASWEKVDPAPASL; encoded by the coding sequence ATGCGTATGTGGTCTCTTCACCCGTCTTACCTCGACCCCACCGGTCTCGTCGCTCTTTGGCGCGAAACTCTTCTCGCACAAAAAGTTCTGCAGGGACTCACCAAGGGCTACCGCAATCACCCGCAGCTCGAACGTTTCGCCTTCCAATCCGACCCTCTCGCCTCCATCGGCAGCTACCTCAGCGGCGTCCTTGCCGAGGCCGCCATCCGCGGGTATAACTTCGACGCGACCAAGATTGTCTCTCCCGCCGACGCCGCTGCCTCGCCATACGCCCAGCGCATCGAGGTCAGCGATGGTCAGCTTACCTATGAGCTCCGCTGGCTTCGCACAAAGCTGGAACGCCGCTCGCCGGCAACCCTGCAATCCGGCGTCTGGGAAGGTGTAGATTTGGGAAGAGTCTTGCCTCACCCGCTCTTCGTCGAGGTCCCCGGCCCGATCGCGAGCTGGGAAAAAGTCGATCCTGCTCCTGCTTCACTCT
- a CDS encoding carbohydrate ABC transporter permease, with the protein MKKRLLSVVMLTVAAIMAFPLYYIVVSTFKTQAEISQHPFALPQTWGLFNYLNVFSKIDIGRGFANTIIITTAAVFLQVLIGSLAAYGMILRKSWFTSFVGTLLLVAFTIPLQATLIPIYRMSAKLGTVNTVHGLVLIYLGSAVFCYFLIVGYMRSVPKELFEAARIDGASHWRIYYAIVLPLIRPILTTVVIFQTMATWNDFLWPNIMLSSTEKRTIVLQVFNANSQFSTNWPMFMTITVIALVPVFVFFLFTQRWIVAGLISGSVKR; encoded by the coding sequence ATGAAGAAGCGTTTGTTATCAGTAGTGATGCTTACCGTTGCCGCAATCATGGCTTTCCCGCTGTATTACATTGTGGTCTCAACTTTCAAAACGCAGGCGGAGATTTCTCAACACCCATTTGCTCTCCCACAAACGTGGGGACTTTTCAATTATCTCAATGTGTTCAGTAAAATCGATATCGGACGCGGATTTGCTAACACGATTATCATCACCACCGCAGCGGTATTCTTACAAGTGTTAATCGGATCTTTGGCAGCCTACGGCATGATTTTACGTAAATCTTGGTTTACTTCTTTCGTAGGAACTCTGCTGCTAGTAGCATTCACAATTCCGCTGCAAGCCACGCTTATTCCTATCTATCGGATGAGCGCTAAACTCGGCACCGTCAATACGGTACACGGGCTGGTTCTCATTTATTTAGGGAGCGCAGTGTTCTGCTACTTCTTGATAGTCGGATACATGCGATCTGTACCAAAAGAACTATTTGAAGCCGCACGCATCGATGGCGCTAGTCACTGGCGTATCTATTACGCGATCGTATTACCACTGATAAGACCCATTCTCACCACTGTGGTGATATTCCAAACAATGGCAACATGGAACGACTTCTTATGGCCAAATATCATGCTTTCTTCAACAGAAAAGCGCACCATTGTACTACAGGTTTTCAACGCGAACTCACAATTTAGTACCAACTGGCCGATGTTCATGACCATCACGGTAATCGCTCTTGTACCCGTATTTGTTTTCTTCCTGTTTACTCAACGATGGATCGTAGCAGGTCTAATATCAGGCTCAGTTAAGAGGTAA
- a CDS encoding carbohydrate ABC transporter permease: MKTIRLRTPLRAHTAETAASALFLLPILAVFVALVLVPLIQSIAYSFTDYTGLGREIHFVGLSNYVTVFTNPDLRMALGFTVLFAATTTVLITLLAIPLAVVLNNKFFGRDAVRSLFFFLGVPSHAILGLVWLYIFSPLDSGALNSLLKTLHLSPSLWLADSMLARVCVIVVAVWAGIGWHATLYLAYLQAIPTDIYEQSQVDGANSLQQFFHITLPHLVPAILVSTFLLMTSGLKVFELPYAMTKGGPGYSTFTVTQSIVEQGIAQGRYGLGSALAVIFTLASLLIVLAQMYVAKVVSERFA, from the coding sequence ATGAAGACAATAAGACTGCGAACCCCGCTGCGTGCGCACACCGCAGAGACGGCCGCATCCGCATTATTCCTCTTACCCATTCTGGCAGTGTTTGTCGCTCTGGTTCTTGTGCCATTAATCCAATCCATCGCGTACTCATTTACTGACTACACTGGCTTGGGTCGAGAGATCCATTTTGTGGGCTTATCGAACTACGTTACTGTGTTCACTAATCCAGACCTTCGTATGGCGTTGGGCTTCACAGTCCTGTTCGCCGCCACCACCACTGTTCTCATTACCCTTCTAGCGATTCCACTAGCAGTCGTTCTGAACAATAAATTTTTCGGGCGAGATGCCGTGCGATCTTTGTTTTTCTTCCTCGGAGTGCCTTCTCACGCCATTTTAGGCTTGGTGTGGCTATACATATTCTCTCCTCTAGATTCAGGAGCTTTGAACTCTCTGCTGAAAACCCTGCACTTGTCACCGTCGTTGTGGTTAGCAGATTCTATGCTTGCTCGTGTCTGCGTCATTGTCGTAGCGGTATGGGCCGGTATCGGCTGGCATGCCACACTCTACTTAGCATATCTGCAGGCTATTCCCACCGATATTTACGAACAATCTCAAGTGGATGGGGCAAACTCCCTCCAACAGTTTTTCCACATTACCCTGCCTCACCTAGTGCCTGCAATCTTGGTATCTACATTCTTACTTATGACTTCCGGTTTGAAGGTCTTTGAGTTGCCTTACGCTATGACCAAAGGCGGACCCGGTTACTCCACCTTCACAGTCACCCAATCTATTGTGGAACAGGGCATTGCCCAGGGGCGTTATGGGCTCGGATCAGCCCTTGCAGTTATCTTTACACTTGCTTCATTGCTAATAGTGCTGGCGCAAATGTATGTAGCGAAAGTTGTATCGGAGAGGTTCGCGTGA
- a CDS encoding ABC transporter substrate-binding protein — protein MRETRQTLDNEQNSVLVFVSNTIHHLRRGCTLESSKEKIFMSLKKYLAAMAAASAAIMTLVGCSEGARGTEGSSSETVTLSYFSWITETKIRPFIDAFEAANPNITIDLSVAQGAANDYVSTLMQRIAGGQTPDVFHMSTATRNEIMDNGHALDLTGEPFMDGLDETGVAMYSKDGKQYGLPTSAWMGTIVYNKDLLDDLGYDKVPEDLEGFIKLGKKLQAKGIKPYMEDSTVVSGSFLPMLGGYYAASGTSDEEIFTGKSTFEKQWTNPITHWMRLVEEGVIPAESVGLSDDQIKTAFLNGEVAMIRSGMWIVDEFREAGMRFGAAPLPALPNGEPFIGGGPDSPFSISASLDGTKLEAAKKFLAFVNSEEGLKKLEEAGWLSTSHKYIAEVPEEFKDVYTKYLQQGKYYWLTLPEGGADIEQELPRQFQLLIQKKTTPQEVAQQLDKRWMLR, from the coding sequence ATGCGTGAGACACGCCAGACGCTTGACAATGAACAAAATTCAGTATTAGTTTTTGTTAGTAATACGATTCACCACCTAAGGCGGGGGTGCACCCTCGAATCTTCAAAGGAGAAGATATTTATGTCGCTAAAGAAGTACCTAGCTGCGATGGCAGCAGCATCGGCTGCAATCATGACGCTCGTTGGATGTAGTGAAGGAGCACGCGGCACTGAAGGTAGTTCTAGTGAGACCGTGACCCTCAGTTACTTCTCATGGATCACCGAAACCAAAATTCGCCCATTTATTGACGCCTTCGAAGCTGCTAACCCTAACATTACGATTGACCTATCGGTCGCTCAGGGTGCGGCCAATGACTATGTATCTACCCTGATGCAACGGATAGCTGGTGGACAGACCCCAGACGTTTTCCACATGTCAACTGCCACGCGTAACGAGATCATGGATAATGGCCACGCTCTGGATCTCACTGGGGAACCCTTCATGGACGGGTTGGATGAAACCGGCGTGGCTATGTACTCGAAGGATGGCAAACAGTATGGTCTGCCCACCTCCGCCTGGATGGGTACCATCGTGTATAACAAAGACCTACTTGACGATCTCGGGTATGACAAAGTCCCAGAAGATCTTGAAGGATTCATCAAGCTGGGGAAGAAACTACAAGCTAAAGGCATCAAGCCCTACATGGAAGACTCTACCGTGGTGTCAGGATCCTTCCTGCCGATGTTGGGTGGCTACTACGCCGCGAGCGGGACTTCAGATGAGGAAATCTTTACCGGTAAGAGCACTTTCGAAAAGCAGTGGACCAATCCCATCACACATTGGATGCGGCTGGTAGAAGAAGGCGTTATTCCTGCTGAATCAGTAGGTTTATCCGACGATCAGATAAAAACTGCGTTTCTTAACGGCGAAGTCGCAATGATTCGCTCTGGGATGTGGATTGTTGACGAATTCCGCGAAGCGGGCATGAGATTTGGTGCCGCACCCTTACCTGCTCTTCCTAACGGAGAGCCTTTCATCGGCGGCGGGCCTGACTCTCCTTTCTCAATCAGCGCTTCCCTCGATGGTACGAAACTGGAAGCTGCGAAGAAGTTCCTTGCTTTCGTAAACTCCGAAGAAGGCTTGAAGAAGTTAGAAGAAGCTGGTTGGCTGTCGACTTCTCATAAGTACATTGCGGAAGTACCAGAAGAGTTTAAAGACGTCTATACCAAGTACTTGCAACAGGGCAAGTACTACTGGCTAACGCTACCGGAGGGCGGCGCAGATATTGAGCAAGAATTGCCTCGTCAGTTCCAGCTCTTGATCCAGAAAAAGACGACCCCACAGGAAGTAGCGCAACAACTCGATAAGCGCTGGATGCTGCGGTGA
- a CDS encoding LacI family DNA-binding transcriptional regulator, protein MAATRTPTSKDVANLAGVSQTTVSYVLNGKGNISAKTVRKVERAIAELNYQPHLGARALKGQKTSVLGLIVQLDESTVAADALPYIDAIVRTARRNDYDVVLSTQSGQVEDIQRLAHHGICDGLILMDIKRKDPRVALAAELSIPVILMGRTDGIATVDSVDINTYDAGRLAVEAAAPNHQVVIGVGEGGQRLAEFRFISDFYEGMETAAKEYGLDYHPVQLTNTRFESLSRELSPWIAQAHEQMTAFIVRAPEMVSDLLTVLRTSGLKVGQEVSVIGYCTDMVATQFEPPLANIAPALEHLANVVVEQLLRRVNKGTLPVSTTLVQPRELVIRSSLKRDDPTSSSASYESDAE, encoded by the coding sequence ATGGCAGCGACGCGAACCCCTACTAGCAAAGATGTCGCTAACCTGGCAGGCGTATCACAAACTACGGTTTCCTACGTCCTCAATGGAAAAGGGAATATTTCCGCAAAAACGGTACGCAAAGTGGAGCGCGCCATCGCTGAGCTCAACTATCAGCCCCACTTAGGTGCACGCGCGCTGAAGGGGCAAAAGACGAGCGTTCTCGGCCTGATTGTTCAACTGGATGAAAGCACCGTGGCAGCCGATGCACTCCCCTATATTGACGCGATTGTTCGGACTGCTCGACGTAATGACTATGACGTTGTCTTGTCCACCCAATCTGGGCAAGTTGAAGACATACAACGATTGGCTCACCATGGCATCTGCGATGGCTTAATTCTTATGGACATAAAGCGCAAAGATCCCCGTGTGGCGTTGGCTGCAGAACTTTCGATCCCCGTCATACTGATGGGACGTACCGACGGGATAGCTACAGTTGATAGCGTAGACATCAACACTTACGACGCGGGCCGCCTAGCTGTGGAGGCCGCAGCCCCCAACCACCAGGTAGTGATCGGAGTGGGAGAGGGCGGTCAGCGCCTTGCCGAATTTCGCTTTATAAGCGACTTCTACGAGGGAATGGAAACCGCCGCCAAAGAGTATGGACTGGATTACCATCCAGTGCAACTTACCAATACTCGCTTCGAGAGCTTGTCACGCGAGCTTTCGCCCTGGATTGCACAGGCACACGAGCAAATGACGGCGTTTATTGTGCGAGCCCCTGAAATGGTGTCGGATCTGCTGACCGTGCTTCGAACAAGCGGCCTCAAGGTTGGACAGGAAGTATCGGTGATTGGCTATTGCACAGATATGGTGGCGACACAATTTGAACCGCCGTTAGCAAATATCGCACCTGCTTTAGAACATCTAGCAAATGTAGTAGTAGAACAGCTATTACGTCGAGTGAATAAAGGCACGCTGCCGGTTTCCACCACCCTAGTACAGCCTAGGGAATTAGTTATCCGGTCATCGCTAAAACGCGATGACCCAACATCTTCTAGCGCCTCGTATGAATCTGATGCCGAATAA